In Janthinobacterium rivuli, a single genomic region encodes these proteins:
- a CDS encoding calcium-binding protein, protein MTEKFASHTSTAADDGISAIEAYLDSAAAAALQRFTGTPDADVLSGTAGADLLEGLAGDDTYYVNDSGDVIVELANGGTDTVYTSVNYTVADNVENVRLAASGLTVTGSANTNNIFHVSVAGGNVLDGGGTGNSVNYLGSSTGVTATLSGASGPVAAAPGSDVLVNFASIVGSKFDDVLTGNELKNLLIGGIGNDTLRGGKGDDTLFGVAGDDTYIFARGDGADIISEVVEGGGHNVVSFLAGVSADQLWFRQVGANLEVSTIGTSDKISINGWFSAGSAPRIQEFRTADGRVLLGSDVQNLVQAMAALQPPPAGQLTLPIYAATVLAPVLAQNWRTEGPNQPGNGVFTGTANPDIIKGTAGADVMAGLAGDDIYYVNHGYDVVTEQPGGGRDTVYTTVSYTMGANIEEVHLAAAGVGVTGNGSGNVFHVDVAGGNLLYGIGSNNSATYAGSKAGATATIVPVVGGSALLPGSDVLVNISSVTGSAYDDVLIGNELANTLSGGLGNDTLQGGKGDDVLTGGLGDDTYVFARGDGADVIIEASADANYDAIAFLAGVNIDQLWFRQVGADLEVSTIGTTDKITIRAWNKAAPNIEEFRTAAGHVLRGADVQLLVQAMATLAPPPLGQLTLPAGTAAALAPVLSQAWHFNGPTQLTEQTFVGTENADIIKGTAGADLMEGLGGDDTYHVNHSGDFIVERGNGGSDTAFTTVNYTVADNVENVRLGAPGLTVTGSAFTNNVFFVTTPGGNVLDGGGAGNTLNYVNASAGATVAFAPAGTALAARPGVDVAANFIAVVGSKFDDVLIGNELKNTLLGVLGNDILQGGKGDDILAGVLGNDTYIFARGDGADLINEANEAGSRDVVSFLAGVSAEQLWFRQVGTALEVSTIGTSDKITVTGWYESAERRIEEFRTADGKVLLGSQVQNLVQAMAGLTPPPAGQLTLPAGTAAILAPVLAQNWRAAPQAAGASQGGFSGWQADAAQLVQAMAGFAVPAAASAPWSAQGGSSTQIQLAAAH, encoded by the coding sequence ATGACTGAAAAATTTGCATCGCACACTTCCACTGCCGCAGATGACGGCATTTCCGCCATCGAGGCATACCTGGACAGTGCCGCCGCCGCGGCGCTGCAGCGCTTCACCGGCACGCCGGATGCCGATGTGCTCAGCGGCACCGCAGGCGCCGACTTGCTCGAAGGCCTGGCCGGCGACGATACGTATTACGTCAACGACAGCGGCGACGTGATTGTCGAGCTGGCCAATGGCGGCACCGATACCGTTTATACCAGCGTTAACTACACGGTGGCCGACAACGTTGAGAACGTGCGCCTCGCCGCCAGCGGCCTGACGGTGACGGGCAGCGCCAACACCAACAATATCTTTCATGTGAGCGTGGCCGGCGGCAATGTGCTCGACGGTGGCGGCACGGGCAACTCGGTCAATTACCTTGGCTCCAGCACAGGCGTGACGGCCACCCTGTCCGGGGCCAGTGGTCCGGTGGCGGCAGCGCCGGGCAGCGATGTGCTGGTCAATTTCGCCAGCATCGTGGGCAGCAAGTTCGACGACGTCCTGACCGGCAATGAACTCAAGAACCTCCTGATTGGCGGCATCGGCAACGACACCTTGCGGGGCGGCAAGGGCGACGATACGCTGTTCGGCGTAGCGGGCGACGATACCTATATTTTTGCCCGCGGTGACGGCGCCGATATCATCTCCGAGGTGGTCGAGGGCGGCGGCCACAATGTCGTTTCCTTCCTGGCCGGCGTCAGCGCCGACCAGTTGTGGTTCCGCCAGGTGGGCGCGAACCTGGAAGTGAGCACCATCGGCACGAGCGACAAGATCAGCATCAACGGCTGGTTCAGCGCGGGCAGCGCGCCCCGCATCCAGGAATTCCGCACGGCCGACGGCCGCGTGCTGCTGGGCAGCGACGTGCAAAACCTGGTGCAGGCGATGGCCGCACTGCAGCCGCCACCGGCTGGCCAGCTGACTTTGCCAATCTACGCAGCCACCGTCCTGGCTCCCGTGCTGGCGCAGAACTGGCGCACGGAAGGACCGAATCAGCCCGGCAACGGCGTCTTCACTGGCACGGCGAATCCGGACATCATCAAGGGCACGGCGGGCGCCGATGTGATGGCGGGCCTGGCCGGCGACGACATTTATTACGTCAACCATGGCTACGACGTGGTGACCGAACAGCCTGGCGGCGGCCGCGACACTGTCTACACGACGGTCAGCTACACCATGGGCGCCAACATCGAAGAGGTGCACCTGGCCGCCGCGGGCGTGGGTGTGACAGGTAACGGCAGCGGCAACGTCTTTCACGTCGACGTTGCTGGCGGCAACTTGTTGTATGGCATCGGCAGCAATAATTCGGCTACTTACGCGGGTTCCAAGGCGGGCGCCACGGCGACCATCGTTCCCGTCGTCGGCGGTAGCGCGCTCTTGCCTGGCAGCGATGTGCTGGTCAATATTTCCAGCGTGACAGGCAGTGCCTATGACGACGTGCTGATCGGCAACGAACTGGCCAACACCCTGTCTGGCGGGCTCGGCAACGATACCTTGCAAGGCGGCAAGGGCGACGATGTGCTGACTGGCGGCCTGGGCGATGATACCTATGTCTTTGCGCGCGGCGACGGCGCCGACGTCATCATCGAAGCGTCCGCCGATGCCAATTACGACGCCATCGCCTTCCTGGCCGGCGTCAACATCGACCAGCTGTGGTTCCGCCAGGTGGGCGCGGACCTGGAAGTGAGCACCATCGGCACGACGGACAAGATCACCATCCGCGCCTGGAACAAGGCTGCGCCGAACATCGAGGAATTCCGCACGGCCGCCGGCCACGTCCTGCGCGGCGCCGACGTGCAACTGCTGGTGCAGGCGATGGCGACCCTGGCGCCGCCGCCGCTGGGCCAGCTGACCCTGCCGGCGGGCACCGCCGCCGCCCTGGCGCCCGTGCTGTCCCAGGCCTGGCACTTCAACGGCCCCACGCAGTTGACGGAGCAAACCTTTGTCGGCACGGAAAATGCCGACATCATCAAGGGCACGGCCGGCGCCGACCTGATGGAAGGCCTGGGCGGTGACGACACCTATCACGTCAACCACAGTGGCGACTTCATCGTCGAACGGGGCAATGGCGGCAGCGACACCGCGTTTACCACGGTCAACTACACGGTGGCCGACAATGTCGAGAATGTGCGCCTCGGCGCCCCTGGCCTGACGGTGACGGGCAGCGCCTTCACCAACAACGTCTTTTTCGTCACTACCCCCGGCGGCAATGTGCTCGACGGCGGCGGTGCGGGCAACACGCTCAATTACGTCAATGCAAGCGCTGGCGCGACGGTTGCCTTCGCACCCGCAGGCACGGCCCTGGCGGCGCGTCCGGGCGTGGATGTGGCGGCCAATTTCATCGCGGTTGTCGGCAGCAAGTTCGATGACGTGTTGATCGGCAATGAACTGAAGAACACCCTGCTGGGAGTCCTGGGCAACGATATCTTGCAAGGCGGCAAGGGCGACGACATCCTGGCTGGTGTGCTGGGCAACGACACCTATATCTTCGCCCGCGGCGACGGCGCCGACTTGATCAACGAGGCCAACGAGGCGGGCAGCCGCGATGTCGTGTCCTTCCTGGCCGGCGTCAGCGCCGAGCAGCTGTGGTTCCGCCAGGTGGGCACGGCTCTGGAAGTGAGCACCATCGGCACCAGCGACAAGATCACCGTCACCGGCTGGTACGAGAGCGCGGAGCGGCGCATCGAGGAATTCCGCACGGCCGACGGCAAAGTCTTGCTGGGCAGCCAGGTGCAAAACCTGGTGCAGGCGATGGCTGGCCTGACGCCGCCGCCAGCCGGCCAGCTCACTCTGCCTGCCGGCACGGCCGCCATCCTGGCGCCGGTGCTGGCGCAAAACTGGCGCGCCGCTCCACAAGCGGCTGGCGCCAGCCAGGGCGGCTTCAGCGGCTGGCAAGCGGATGCCGCGCAACTGGTGCAAGCGATGGCCGGCTTTGCCGTGCCGGCGGCCGCATCGGCACCGTGGTCGGCGCAAGGCGGCTCGTCCACGCAGATCCAGCTGGCGGCAGCGCATTAA
- a CDS encoding type I secretion system permease/ATPase gives MTVLSYRNDTPSIQAVPDTGLLSLLLIASLHGVAADGAQLKHAFGQAVFTRQTVLLAARQLGLTAKLVRQAPERLAQSPLPAIAIDSAGRFFILGKVETDADGVSKVLVQHPGQPPQILGRAAFLAAWTGELIFFTSKASYAGETARFDFSWFIPAIVKYRRLLGEVLLISFVLQLIGLATPLFFQVVMDKVLVNHAMKTLHVVAIGLICAIVFEAVLGLIRTYVFARTSSKIDVELGARLFRHLLALPIAYFQARRVGDSVARIHELENIRSFLTGNAMTLVLDLLFSFIFIAAMLWYSAALSIVVLASIPVYAALSMLLTPVLRGRLNDKFNRSAENQSFLVETISGVDTLKAMAVEPRWQQQWEKQLAGYVSAGLSANNIGMLASGGVTLVSKLVTAAIMWWGATLVIDGKMTVGELVAFNMLAGQVASPILRLAQLWNDFQQVGISMSRLGDILNARVEAGSQKARLPRIAGAIEFQQVGFRYRPDAAEVLRNVSIAIAPGEVIGIVGRSGSGKSTLTRLAQRLYIPERGKVLIDGQDIAVIDTASLRRQIGVVLQENILFNRSVRDNIALSDPALPIDAVIAVAKLAGAHDFICELPEGYDTMVGEHGTGLSGGQRQRIAIARALIGDPRILIFDEATSALDYESEKVIQDNMRGICAGRTVLIIAHRLSAVREAHRIVVMERGQVAELGTHDALLAQPGGIYAHLYSLQQGTSGSATGDAT, from the coding sequence ATGACAGTCCTCTCCTACCGTAACGATACGCCGTCCATACAAGCTGTGCCCGACACGGGCTTGCTGTCGCTGCTGCTGATCGCCAGCCTGCACGGCGTCGCCGCCGATGGCGCCCAGCTCAAGCACGCCTTCGGCCAGGCCGTGTTCACGCGGCAAACCGTGCTGCTGGCCGCGCGGCAACTTGGCTTGACGGCCAAACTGGTGCGCCAGGCGCCCGAACGGCTGGCGCAGTCGCCGCTGCCGGCCATCGCCATCGATAGCGCCGGCCGTTTCTTTATCCTCGGCAAGGTCGAGACGGACGCTGACGGCGTGAGCAAGGTGCTGGTCCAGCATCCGGGCCAGCCACCGCAAATCCTCGGCCGTGCAGCCTTTCTTGCCGCCTGGACGGGCGAACTGATCTTTTTCACCAGCAAGGCCAGCTATGCGGGCGAAACGGCCCGTTTCGACTTCAGCTGGTTCATCCCCGCCATCGTCAAATACCGCAGGCTGCTGGGCGAAGTGTTGCTCATTTCCTTCGTGCTGCAGCTGATCGGCCTGGCCACGCCCCTGTTTTTCCAGGTGGTGATGGACAAGGTGCTGGTCAACCACGCCATGAAAACCCTGCACGTGGTGGCCATCGGCCTGATCTGCGCCATCGTCTTCGAAGCCGTGCTGGGCCTCATCCGCACCTATGTATTCGCGCGCACCAGCAGCAAGATCGACGTGGAACTGGGCGCGCGCCTGTTCCGCCATTTGCTGGCCTTGCCGATCGCGTATTTCCAGGCGCGCCGCGTGGGCGATTCCGTGGCGCGCATCCATGAACTGGAAAACATCCGCTCTTTCCTCACCGGCAATGCCATGACCCTGGTGCTCGATCTGCTGTTTTCCTTCATCTTCATTGCCGCCATGCTGTGGTACAGCGCGGCGCTGAGCATCGTCGTGCTGGCCTCGATTCCCGTCTACGCGGCCCTGTCGATGCTGCTCACGCCCGTGCTGCGGGGCCGCCTGAACGATAAATTCAACCGCAGTGCGGAAAACCAGTCCTTTCTGGTAGAAACCATCAGCGGCGTCGACACGCTCAAGGCCATGGCCGTGGAACCGCGCTGGCAGCAGCAGTGGGAAAAGCAGCTGGCCGGCTATGTGTCGGCGGGCTTGTCTGCAAATAATATCGGCATGCTGGCCAGCGGCGGCGTCACCCTCGTCAGCAAGCTGGTGACGGCGGCCATCATGTGGTGGGGCGCCACGCTCGTCATCGACGGCAAGATGACGGTGGGCGAACTGGTCGCCTTCAACATGCTGGCAGGGCAGGTGGCCTCGCCCATCCTGCGCCTGGCGCAGCTGTGGAACGATTTCCAGCAGGTGGGCATCTCGATGAGCCGGCTCGGCGACATTCTCAACGCTAGGGTGGAAGCGGGCAGCCAGAAGGCGCGCCTGCCGCGCATCGCCGGCGCCATCGAGTTCCAGCAAGTGGGTTTCCGCTACCGGCCCGATGCGGCCGAGGTGTTGCGCAATGTGTCGATTGCCATCGCGCCCGGCGAAGTGATCGGCATCGTCGGGCGTTCCGGTTCCGGCAAGAGCACGCTGACGCGGCTGGCACAGCGCCTGTACATTCCCGAACGGGGCAAGGTGCTGATCGACGGGCAGGATATTGCCGTCATCGATACGGCCTCGCTGCGGCGCCAGATCGGCGTGGTGCTGCAGGAAAACATCCTGTTCAACCGCTCCGTGCGCGACAACATCGCCCTGAGCGACCCCGCGCTGCCCATCGATGCCGTCATCGCCGTGGCGAAACTGGCCGGTGCCCACGATTTCATTTGCGAACTGCCCGAAGGCTACGACACCATGGTGGGCGAGCACGGCACGGGCTTGTCCGGCGGCCAGCGCCAGCGCATCGCCATCGCCCGCGCCCTCATCGGCGATCCGCGCATCCTGATTTTCGACGAAGCGACGAGCGCGCTCGACTACGAATCGGAAAAAGTCATCCAGGACAATATGCGCGGCATTTGCGCGGGACGCACGGTGCTGATCATCGCCCACCGCCTGTCGGCCGTGCGCGAAGCACACCGCATCGTCGTCATGGAGCGGGGGCAGGTGGCCGAGCTGGGCACGCATGACGCGCTGCTGGCGCAGCCGGGCGGCATCTACGCCCATCTGTACAGCCTGCAGCAGGGCACGAGCGGGAGCGCAACAGGGGACGCAACGTGA
- a CDS encoding HlyD family type I secretion periplasmic adaptor subunit, whose product MSAGHRLAAYGELLQRYAQVLRHSWRNRAALSGPVLSEDEAAFLPAALALQERPVSPSLRLTARVLMLLVACVLLWAVFGQVDIIVNAAGKIIPSGNTKTIASVDVAAVRALHVREGQAVQAGQLLVELDSRGPDAERDKAAGDAVAAALQMARSRALIAAVDSLALPRLAAPDGASVAQREEAQGHLDGQYASFRARLALLDGEIARYAQALPLAAQRAGDYKALLATRDVAEHAWLEKEQARIDLAGQLASARSERAALVAQTRKDAYDALTEGARVVAASDQDARRAGARGSLLRLTAPVDGTVQQLKLHTVGGVVPAAQALMQIVPRQGRLEIDAVLENRDVGFVQEGQMVAIKVDAFDYTKYGTVPAVVSSVSRDAVEDEKKGPVYAVRITLQQPSIVIDGRLVPLSAGMAVRAEIRTGTRRVIEYVLSPLVQHQKEALHER is encoded by the coding sequence GTGAGCGCCGGCCACCGCCTGGCCGCGTATGGCGAGCTGTTGCAACGCTACGCCCAGGTGCTGCGGCACAGCTGGCGTAACCGCGCCGCCTTGAGCGGCCCCGTGCTCAGCGAAGACGAGGCGGCCTTTTTGCCGGCCGCGCTGGCGCTGCAGGAGCGGCCCGTGTCGCCGTCCTTGCGCCTGACGGCCCGGGTGCTGATGCTGCTGGTTGCCTGCGTGCTGCTGTGGGCGGTCTTCGGCCAGGTCGACATCATCGTCAACGCGGCCGGCAAAATCATTCCGTCCGGCAACACCAAGACCATCGCTTCCGTCGATGTGGCGGCCGTGCGCGCCCTGCATGTGCGCGAGGGGCAAGCCGTGCAGGCGGGCCAGCTGCTGGTGGAACTCGACAGCCGCGGCCCGGATGCCGAGCGCGACAAGGCCGCCGGCGACGCCGTGGCGGCCGCGCTGCAAATGGCCCGCTCGCGCGCGCTGATCGCCGCCGTCGACAGCTTGGCGCTGCCAAGGCTGGCGGCGCCCGACGGTGCGTCTGTCGCCCAGCGCGAGGAAGCGCAGGGCCACCTCGACGGCCAGTATGCGAGTTTCCGCGCCAGGCTCGCGCTTCTCGATGGCGAAATCGCCCGCTACGCCCAGGCGCTGCCATTGGCCGCGCAGCGCGCCGGCGACTACAAGGCGCTGCTGGCCACGCGCGACGTGGCCGAACACGCGTGGCTGGAAAAGGAACAGGCGCGCATCGACCTGGCCGGCCAGCTGGCGTCGGCCCGCAGCGAGCGCGCGGCCCTGGTGGCGCAAACGCGCAAGGATGCCTACGACGCGCTGACGGAAGGGGCCAGGGTGGTGGCGGCCAGCGACCAGGATGCGCGCCGCGCCGGCGCCCGCGGCAGCTTGCTGCGCCTGACGGCGCCCGTCGATGGCACGGTGCAGCAACTCAAGCTGCATACGGTGGGTGGCGTGGTGCCGGCCGCGCAGGCGCTGATGCAGATCGTGCCGCGCCAGGGCAGGCTGGAAATCGACGCCGTGCTGGAAAACCGCGACGTCGGCTTCGTGCAGGAAGGGCAGATGGTCGCCATCAAGGTCGACGCCTTCGACTACACCAAGTATGGCACCGTGCCCGCCGTCGTCAGCAGCGTCTCGCGCGACGCCGTCGAGGATGAAAAAAAGGGTCCCGTGTATGCCGTCAGGATCACGCTGCAGCAGCCATCCATCGTCATCGACGGCAGATTGGTGCCGCTGTCGGCCGGCATGGCCGTGCGCGCGGAAATCCGCACGGGGACGAGGCGGGTGATCGAATACGTGCTCTCGCCGCTGGTGCAGCACCAGAAGGAGGCGCTGCATGAACGCTAG
- a CDS encoding TolC family protein has product MNARCRAMAAIAIAASLLLASAAAQAQSPGGLDAAPCPSAYEAGVLLTVPLTLPAAVDLALCRNAQVHGAWAGIRLQAAGLGEAKAAFLPTLNAGLSRVHDRTAYPGASTPSGSLNSNTGSLNLSWRLFDFGGRAAGQRSAQALLDAALANRDAVLQKTLAATVSAYFEAQTARANVRMRQDYAALANETVLATQRRAQRGLGSLSDTLQATSALAKAALGASRADGEFQKARAVLVYTLGLPAEAGVVLDDDADAPVAGLSEDLHTWLALAQARHPAIVAAQAQLAAARERVAVTESEGRPSIDLTANIYQNGRPNQGLSAASTRETLVGIALNIPLFDGFARHYKVRGALAQAGQREAEAEEVQQQTLMELVKTHAEASTALANLAASQTWLDAARDAQASVQRKFGLGAADILEMLNTQSALLEAQQERIRCQAEWRSARLRLLASAGVLGREAIPGR; this is encoded by the coding sequence ATGAACGCTAGATGCCGCGCCATGGCCGCCATCGCCATCGCCGCCAGCTTGCTGCTGGCCAGTGCTGCGGCGCAGGCGCAATCGCCGGGCGGGCTCGATGCCGCGCCATGCCCGTCCGCGTATGAGGCTGGTGTGCTGCTGACCGTGCCATTGACCTTGCCGGCGGCCGTCGACCTGGCCCTGTGCCGCAACGCGCAGGTGCACGGCGCCTGGGCCGGCATCCGGCTGCAGGCGGCCGGCCTGGGCGAGGCAAAGGCCGCCTTTTTGCCGACCCTGAATGCGGGCCTGAGCCGGGTGCACGACCGCACGGCTTATCCGGGCGCCAGCACGCCTTCCGGCAGCTTGAACAGCAATACGGGTTCGCTGAATCTGTCCTGGCGTTTGTTCGACTTTGGCGGGCGCGCGGCGGGCCAGCGTTCGGCGCAAGCCTTGCTGGACGCGGCCCTGGCCAACCGCGACGCCGTGCTGCAAAAGACGCTGGCGGCCACCGTCAGCGCGTATTTCGAGGCGCAGACGGCGCGGGCAAATGTGCGCATGCGCCAGGACTACGCGGCCCTGGCGAATGAAACGGTGCTGGCCACGCAGCGCCGCGCCCAGCGGGGCCTCGGCTCGCTCAGCGACACCCTGCAGGCGACCAGCGCGCTGGCCAAGGCGGCCCTGGGCGCCAGCCGCGCCGATGGCGAGTTCCAGAAGGCGCGCGCCGTGCTCGTCTATACGCTGGGCTTGCCGGCGGAGGCGGGCGTGGTCCTGGACGACGATGCGGATGCCCCGGTGGCGGGCTTGAGCGAAGATTTGCACACCTGGCTGGCGCTGGCCCAGGCGCGGCACCCGGCCATCGTGGCCGCGCAGGCGCAGCTGGCGGCCGCGCGCGAACGGGTGGCCGTGACCGAGTCGGAAGGCCGTCCCAGCATCGACCTGACGGCCAATATCTACCAGAACGGCCGCCCCAACCAGGGCTTGTCCGCCGCCTCCACGCGCGAAACCCTGGTGGGCATCGCATTGAACATTCCCCTGTTCGACGGTTTTGCGCGCCATTACAAGGTGCGCGGCGCCTTGGCGCAGGCCGGGCAAAGGGAAGCGGAAGCCGAGGAAGTGCAGCAGCAGACCCTGATGGAGCTGGTGAAAACGCATGCGGAGGCGAGCACGGCCTTGGCCAACCTGGCCGCCTCGCAAACGTGGCTGGACGCGGCGCGCGATGCCCAGGCCAGCGTGCAGCGCAAGTTCGGTCTGGGCGCGGCCGATATCCTGGAAATGCTGAACACGCAGTCGGCGCTGCTCGAGGCGCAGCAGGAGCGCATTCGTTGCCAGGCGGAATGGCGCTCGGCCCGGTTGCGCCTGCTTGCCAGCGCCGGCGTGCTGGGGCGCGAGGCTATTCCTGGACGGTAA
- a CDS encoding VOC family protein gives MHSVQKITPCLWFNGNAEAAARFYTEIFPNSKIGQILRYGEEGREIHGQEPGSVLTVAFELDGQTFTGLNGGPLFQFSEAISFQVNCETQDEVDHYWNLLSEGGPPEAQQCSWLKDKFGVSWQIVPTLMIKLLTDPDPVKAQRVMKAMMGMKKINIDEIKRAYAG, from the coding sequence ATGCACAGCGTACAAAAGATTACCCCGTGTTTATGGTTCAACGGCAACGCCGAGGCGGCGGCCCGGTTTTATACGGAAATATTTCCCAATTCGAAAATCGGCCAGATCCTGCGCTACGGCGAGGAGGGCAGGGAAATCCACGGCCAGGAGCCGGGCAGCGTGTTGACGGTGGCGTTCGAACTGGACGGCCAGACGTTTACGGGGCTGAACGGCGGCCCCCTGTTCCAGTTTTCCGAAGCTATCTCGTTCCAGGTCAATTGCGAAACCCAGGACGAGGTCGATCACTATTGGAACCTGCTGTCCGAAGGTGGGCCGCCGGAAGCGCAGCAATGCAGCTGGCTCAAGGACAAGTTCGGCGTGTCCTGGCAAATCGTGCCCACCCTCATGATCAAGCTGCTGACCGACCCTGACCCCGTCAAGGCCCAGCGCGTGATGAAAGCCATGATGGGCATGAAAAAAATCAACATTGACGAGATCAAGCGGGCGTACGCGGGTTAG
- the purT gene encoding formate-dependent phosphoribosylglycinamide formyltransferase: protein MTTSTSSTIAPRTFGTPLSSTAIKVMLLGSGELGKEVIISLQRLGVEVIAVDRYPNAPGHPVAHRSHVIDMSDGVALAALIALEKPDLIVPEIEAIATDTLAALEAAGQITCIPNARAAVLTMNREGIRTLAAETLGVATSPYRFASSLQELQAACEEIGFPCVVKPVMSSSGKGQSKLDSAADVDAAWAYAASGSRVDTGRVIVEGFIDFDYEITLLTVRFVAASGQIETQFCEPIGHLQVHGDYVESWQPARMAPLALERSRDIARKVTDNLGGLGLFGVELFVKDDMVWFSEVSPRPHDTGMVTMASQVQSEFELHAKAILGLPVNVALRSPGASAVIYGQLEAKGIAFEGVADALSVPGADLRLFGKPESFARRRMGVALATADDIDTARARAVLAASKVKPVVR, encoded by the coding sequence ATGACCACTAGCACCAGCAGCACCATCGCGCCCCGCACCTTCGGCACGCCCCTGTCTTCCACCGCCATCAAGGTCATGCTGCTCGGTTCCGGTGAGCTGGGCAAGGAAGTGATCATATCGCTGCAGCGCCTGGGCGTGGAAGTGATCGCCGTCGACCGCTATCCAAATGCGCCGGGCCACCCGGTGGCACACCGCTCGCACGTGATCGACATGAGCGACGGCGTGGCGCTGGCCGCCCTGATAGCCCTGGAAAAGCCGGACTTGATCGTGCCGGAAATCGAAGCCATCGCCACCGACACCCTGGCGGCGCTGGAGGCGGCCGGGCAAATCACGTGCATCCCGAACGCGCGCGCGGCCGTGCTGACGATGAACCGCGAAGGCATCCGCACCCTGGCGGCCGAAACCCTGGGTGTGGCCACGTCGCCATACCGCTTCGCCAGCAGCCTGCAGGAGTTGCAGGCCGCTTGCGAGGAGATCGGCTTCCCATGCGTCGTGAAACCCGTGATGTCGTCGTCGGGCAAGGGTCAGTCCAAGCTCGATAGCGCCGCTGACGTCGACGCGGCATGGGCGTACGCGGCCAGCGGCAGCCGGGTCGATACGGGCCGGGTCATCGTCGAAGGTTTCATCGACTTCGATTACGAAATCACCTTGCTGACGGTGCGTTTTGTTGCCGCTTCGGGACAGATTGAAACGCAGTTCTGCGAACCGATCGGCCACTTGCAGGTGCATGGCGACTACGTGGAATCGTGGCAGCCGGCCCGCATGGCGCCACTGGCCTTGGAGCGGTCGCGCGACATCGCGCGCAAGGTGACGGACAACCTGGGCGGCCTGGGCCTGTTCGGCGTGGAGCTGTTCGTCAAGGACGACATGGTGTGGTTCTCGGAAGTGAGCCCCCGTCCGCACGACACGGGCATGGTCACCATGGCCAGCCAGGTGCAGAGCGAATTCGAGCTGCACGCGAAAGCCATCCTTGGCTTGCCCGTCAACGTGGCCCTGCGTTCGCCCGGCGCCTCGGCCGTCATCTACGGCCAGCTGGAAGCGAAAGGCATCGCCTTCGAAGGCGTGGCCGACGCCTTGAGCGTGCCGGGCGCGGACTTGCGCCTGTTCGGCAAGCCTGAATCGTTCGCCCGCCGCCGCATGGGCGTGGCGCTGGCCACGGCTGACGATATCGACACAGCACGCGCGCGCGCCGTGCTGGCCGCGTCCAAGGTCAAACCGGTGGTGCGCTGA
- a CDS encoding DUF6678 family protein → MAEASLPQADAGGEDIKRKLRGHIARRNLAGAANDCKWNELLAFMRGRTDWAPSYRYGSVTGYVSRWDTEWDYHPPFPFMGVEWLDISLYSEEHVAMLLPKKIIDHGVWIVPELERIGFDFEVRGRVARIWAYLPRSYHDFPPTD, encoded by the coding sequence ATGGCAGAGGCCAGCCTGCCGCAGGCCGACGCCGGCGGCGAGGACATCAAGCGCAAGCTGCGCGGCCACATCGCGCGGCGCAACCTGGCCGGCGCCGCCAACGACTGCAAGTGGAACGAACTGCTGGCCTTCATGCGCGGACGCACCGACTGGGCGCCGTCATACCGCTACGGCTCCGTCACCGGCTATGTCTCGCGCTGGGATACGGAATGGGATTACCACCCGCCGTTCCCGTTCATGGGTGTGGAGTGGCTGGACATCAGCCTGTATTCGGAAGAACACGTGGCCATGCTGCTGCCGAAGAAAATCATCGATCACGGCGTGTGGATCGTGCCGGAACTCGAACGCATTGGCTTTGATTTCGAAGTGCGGGGTCGGGTGGCGCGCATCTGGGCTTATCTGCCCCGTTCCTATCACGATTTTCCACCCACTGACTAG